The proteins below are encoded in one region of Candidatus Coatesbacteria bacterium:
- the rlmB gene encoding 23S rRNA (guanosine(2251)-2'-O)-methyltransferase RlmB, translated as MQKPCQFRGAAVQPLSVFRSTAPGSSGRRCAPLELDGSPFLMALIFGYRPVVEALRGTQELCRLYVQRGKKGLEPLAAEARKRGVPVSVLPERELKRLCRAARHQGLAAEVQRRDHTVDDLVESARVRGEEPFLVVCDHLEDPHNLGAVLRSAETAGCHGAVIPTRRAAPITGTVVRAAAGATAHLPVAVVNNLAQAVRRLTENDVWCAGLTGEAQMTIYEADLTGPLALVVGAENRGVGHATALACDYLVKIPLFGAVESLNASVAFGVAVFEAVRQRRGY; from the coding sequence ATGCAAAAACCGTGCCAGTTCCGGGGCGCGGCGGTTCAGCCGTTGTCGGTTTTTCGCAGTACCGCGCCCGGGTCTTCCGGGCGGAGGTGCGCTCCGCTTGAACTAGACGGGAGCCCTTTTCTCATGGCGCTGATCTTCGGTTATCGGCCCGTCGTCGAGGCCCTGCGCGGGACGCAGGAGCTGTGCCGGTTGTACGTTCAGCGCGGCAAGAAGGGGCTGGAGCCGCTGGCCGCCGAGGCGCGCAAGCGCGGTGTGCCGGTGAGCGTATTGCCCGAGCGGGAGCTTAAGCGCTTGTGCCGCGCAGCGCGCCATCAGGGCCTGGCCGCCGAGGTCCAGCGCCGGGACCATACGGTCGATGATCTGGTCGAGTCGGCCCGGGTTCGCGGTGAGGAACCGTTCCTCGTCGTCTGCGATCATCTGGAGGACCCTCATAATCTCGGTGCGGTGCTGCGCAGCGCCGAGACCGCCGGTTGCCACGGCGCGGTGATCCCCACCCGGCGGGCGGCGCCGATCACCGGTACGGTGGTGCGAGCCGCCGCCGGTGCCACGGCTCATTTGCCCGTCGCCGTGGTCAACAATCTGGCCCAGGCCGTGCGTCGCCTGACCGAGAACGACGTCTGGTGCGCCGGTTTGACCGGCGAGGCCCAGATGACCATCTACGAGGCCGACCTGACCGGGCCGTTGGCTCTGGTCGTCGGCGCCGAGAATCGGGGGGTCGGCCACGCCACGGCGCTTGCCTGTGACTACCTGGTCAAGATACCCCTGTTTGGCGCCGTGGAGAGCCTCAACGCCAGTGTGGCTTTCGGTGTGGCCGTTTTCGAGGCCGTACGCCAGCGCCGCGGCTATTAG
- a CDS encoding aminotransferase class I/II-fold pyridoxal phosphate-dependent enzyme, with protein MSDQPIRFAKRLEGFGRQTGFEIKQQALKLEAQGSDIIHLEVGEPDFPTPSNIVAAAKAALDSGQTHYAPSAGLPVLRRAVADHVARKYDNDIAPAEVVIAPGAKPLIFFSLQALVDPGETVLIPDINFPAYEAAARIIGARIDTYPLLEEKGFRPDLDVFRDKVAGNGPRLVILNSPHNPTGGMLTAEDYTAIAEMAHEHDFWVLSDEIYSAIVYEGEHVSALSEKAFNGRLIMVDGWSKAFAMTGWRLGYGVMPAALAKKLATLTTNSNSCTCTFNQYGALEAIVNPISWEAVDQMRNQFRKRRDYLIPELQKLGCSNVVNPKGAFYAFANLKNLGLTSREINDRLLNEAHIAALHGTAFGEAGEGYIRFSFANSLVNLQKFIDRFSAWMDKNCNECVN; from the coding sequence GTGAGCGATCAGCCGATCCGTTTCGCCAAGCGCCTGGAGGGCTTCGGCCGTCAGACAGGCTTCGAGATCAAGCAGCAGGCCCTCAAGCTCGAGGCCCAGGGCAGCGATATCATCCATCTGGAGGTCGGCGAGCCCGACTTTCCCACGCCCTCCAACATCGTCGCCGCGGCCAAGGCTGCGCTGGACTCGGGCCAGACCCACTACGCACCCTCGGCGGGCCTGCCCGTGCTGCGTCGCGCCGTGGCCGATCACGTGGCCCGCAAGTACGACAACGATATTGCTCCCGCCGAGGTGGTCATCGCCCCCGGCGCCAAGCCGTTGATCTTTTTCAGTCTTCAAGCTCTGGTAGATCCGGGTGAGACGGTGCTCATCCCGGATATCAACTTCCCGGCCTACGAGGCGGCGGCCCGGATCATCGGCGCCCGGATCGACACCTATCCCCTGCTCGAGGAGAAGGGGTTCCGACCGGATCTCGACGTTTTCCGCGACAAGGTTGCCGGCAACGGCCCCCGTCTGGTGATCCTCAACAGTCCCCACAACCCCACCGGCGGGATGCTGACCGCCGAGGACTACACCGCCATCGCCGAGATGGCCCACGAGCACGACTTCTGGGTGCTCTCCGACGAGATCTACTCGGCCATCGTCTACGAGGGCGAGCACGTTAGCGCCCTGTCCGAGAAGGCCTTCAACGGTCGGTTGATCATGGTCGACGGTTGGAGCAAGGCCTTCGCCATGACGGGTTGGCGCCTGGGCTACGGGGTGATGCCCGCCGCCCTGGCCAAGAAGCTGGCCACCCTGACCACCAACTCCAACTCCTGCACCTGCACCTTCAACCAGTACGGCGCCCTGGAGGCCATCGTCAACCCGATCAGTTGGGAGGCCGTCGACCAGATGCGCAACCAGTTCAGGAAGCGCCGCGACTACCTGATCCCCGAACTGCAGAAACTGGGCTGTTCCAACGTGGTCAACCCCAAGGGCGCCTTCTACGCCTTCGCCAACCTCAAGAACCTGGGGCTGACCAGTCGGGAGATCAACGACCGTCTGCTCAACGAGGCCCACATAGCCGCTCTCCACGGGACGGCCTTCGGCGAGGCCGGCGAGGG